The Megalops cyprinoides isolate fMegCyp1 chromosome 22, fMegCyp1.pri, whole genome shotgun sequence genome contains a region encoding:
- the LOC118769928 gene encoding prostaglandin D2 receptor 2-like — MSVNERRREGCESGGEQITLEAELCANSSKRSWRRNRVRSYSAEQQQRRRGQREEELITRRDTMASLNSSYCPILQEMLSHSLHNHTEVNLAEVLLLAVVSAVGILENALILWVVGFRVRHTVSAVWVINLALSDLLATLTLPLFVLYLAFSHSWELGQPLCAAQSAVFFLNMFVSAFLLAAISLDRCLMVARPVWSQNHRSVPAAWLICGLGWLWAALNSLPYFLFRSVIPRKDGRNMCYHNFALYPTGAGLDRDCRLRQEATAISKFLLAFLVPLAVIAGSYAWFGWSLRERARRRGSGRMLRSSSSSSTGAASLGPISRQFSRMVVSVIAAFGLCWSPYHAFCLLEMTAHSWPRGVKMVVVGLPLATFFSFLNPVLNPVLYAFSCPDFCVRIRQSLAALLEGLLEEDSRGRCSIGSTKGKKRRDTPSPHASHLLFSKASMASYQFKHCQSTSRDSEDR, encoded by the exons ATGTCTGTGAATGAGCGCAGAAGAGAGGGATGTGAAAGCGGAGGAGAGCAGATCACACTGGAGGCAGAACTTTGCGCAAACAGCAGTAagagaagctggaggaggaacAGAGTCCGGAGTTACTCTGCAGAGCAACAGCAGCGGAGACGTGGACAGCGTGAGGAAGAGCTGATCACCCGCCG AGACACAATGGCCTCCCTCAACAGCTCCTACTGCCCCATCCTGCAGGAAATGCTGTCTCACTCCCTGCACAACCACACGGAGGTGAACCTGGCGGAGGTGTTGCTGCTGGCCGTGGTGTCGGCCGTCGGCATCCTGGAGAACGCGCTCATCCTGTGGGTGGTGGGCTTCCGCGTGCGGCACACTGTCTCTGCCGTGTGGGTCATCAACCTGGCGCTGTCCGACCTGCTGGCCACGCTGACGCTGCCGCTCTTTGTGCTGTACCTGGCCTTCTCTCACAGCTGGGAGCTGGGCCAGCCGCTCTGCGCCGCCCAGTCCGCCGTCTTCTTCCTCAACATGTTTGTCAGCGCCTTCCTGCTCGCCGCCATCAGCCTGGACCGCTGCCTGATGGTGGCCCGGCCCGTGTGGAGCCAGAACCACCGCTCGGTCCCGGCGGCCTGGCTCATCTGCGGGCTTGGCTGGCTGTGGGCCGCCCTCAACAGCCTGCCCTACTTCCTGTTCCGCTCCGTCATTCCCCGCAAGGACGGCCGCAACATGTGCTACCACAACTTCGCGCTGTACCCGACGGGCGCGGGCCTGGACCGGGACTGCAGGCTGCGGCAGGAGGCCACCGCCATCTCCAAGTTCCTGCTGGCGTTCCTGGTGCCGCTGGCCGTGATCGCGGGCAGCTACGCCTGGTTCGGGTGGAGCCTGCGGGAGCGGGCCCGGCGGCGCGGCAGCGGCAGGATGCTGAggtccagctccagctccagcactgGTGCCGCCAGCCTGGGGCCCATCTCCCGCCAGTTCTCGCGCATGGTGGTGTCGGTCATCGCAGCCTTCGGCCTTTGCTGGTCCCCCTACCACGCCTTCTGCCTGCTGGAGATGACGGCCCACTCCTGGCCCCGCGGGGTGaagatggtggtggtgggccTACCCCTCGCCaccttcttctccttcctcaACCCCGTCCTGAACCCGGTGCTGTACGCCTTCAGCTGCCCGGACTTCTGCGTGCGCATCCGGCAGAGCCTGGCCGCGCTGCTGGAgggcctgctggaggaggacagcagggggcgctgcagcaTTGGATCCACCAAGGGCAAGAAGCGCAGGGACACGCCCTCCCCCCACGCCTCACATCTGCTCTTCTCCAAGGCCTCCATGGCCTCCTACCAGTTCAAACACTGCCAGTCAACAAGCAGAGACAGCgaagacagatag